The Streptobacillus ratti genome includes the window AACAACAAATGGACCATATTCTCCATTTAATCCTACTGCGTAGTATAATCCTCCAGTTCCTTTATTACTAACATTTGCATGTTTTCTTACAAAACCATATCCCAATTTACCAACTATAGCAAGAGGAGCATCTCCTGTTTCTAATTGTAATACATTTGCTTTAACCACAGCATATACTGGTACATGATGATATCTATCGGTATTGGCACCATTATTTGGCATTGTTACATCTGAGTGTTTTTGATAACCATATCCTGCTGTTTTATCAGAAAAATTATACTCTGCACCTACCCCTAACTCAACCTTATATTGATTAATCGGAAATAACTCAACATTTATTACAAATCCTCTTTCAAGGTCTGTAGATTGGCTATTAAAGAATTTATTATTTTCAGATTGTCTTCTGAATACATCGTAACCACCTTTAATTTGTAATTCAACTCCAGCAGCAGCATTTAAAGCTGTTAATGCAGTTAAAATTAAAAAAAACTTCTTCATCACTATCCTCCTAATTTTCTTTTCCTTTTTATATATTCTCATCAACATTATACTACATTTTAGGTGAAAAGTCCACTATTTTTTATACAAACTCATGTTTTTGCAAAAATTTTCAAGTTTCTTTTCTAACTCATTTTTTATAGCATTTTCCTTATCAATTACTGCCTTAGGTGCTTTCAAAATAAAGGTTTCATTAGATAATTTATTCAATGTTTTTTCAAGCTCTTTTTTAACTTTTTCTATCTCTCTATTTAATTTTTCAATTTCTTTATCAACATCTATTAAACCGTCTAGTGAAACATAAACCTTTGTGTTACCCACAACTCTAAATCCAGCCATTTTAGGTACTTCTGTTAAAATAGCAACTCCCTCAACATTAGCAAGTTTATCTAATACTTTAAGGTTATTTAATAATAAAGTTTTTTCATTTTCATCTTCACTATCAATAATTATCTCTATTTTCTTTGCTGGAGATATATTATTTTCAGCCCTAATATTTCTTATTGATGATACAACTTCTTTTAAGTAATCAAATTCTTTAATAACTTCTAAGTTTAGTAATCCTTTATCTTCTTCTGGATATTCAACTAACATTATACTCTCACCATAAGATTTAATTTTTTGCCATATTTCTTCTGTTACAAAAGGCATAAATGGGTGTAATAATCTAAGTCCATTATCAAGTACATGTCTTAATATCCATTGTGCAGTTTGTCTATCAATATCATTTTCATCTACACCATAAATTCTTGTTTTAGCTATTTCTAAATACCAATCACAAAAATCATTTTTAAAGAATTCATAAGCTATCTTAGCCGATGAGTCTATATTATATTCTTCCATTTCTTTATTAATATTTCTTGATGCTAATTGTAATTTAGATAATATCCATTGATCCTCTAATTTAAAGTCTAAATCAAGTATAGAAATGTCTTCTTTAAATCCCTCTAAATTTGAAATTACAAACTTAGAAGCATTCCATATTTTGTTTGCAAAAGTTAGACCCATTTCAAGTAATTTTTCAGAAAACAGTATATCTTGTCCTTGACTTGTATTATACATAAAACTAAATCTAACTGCATCTGAACCATATTTATCAAGAATAGCTAAAGTATCAGGTGCATTACCTAAAGACTTAGACATTTTTCTACCTATTTCATCTCTTATTATCCCCGTGAAATACACTTCTTTAAATGGTATAGTATCTAAGAAATGTAAACTCATCATTATCATACGTGCTACCCAGAAGAATATTATGTCATCTCCTGTAACTAATAAATCTGTTGGGAAATATCTTTCTAAATCTTTTGTTTTTTTAGGCCAACCCATAGTAGAAAAAGGCCAAAGTGCTGATGAGAACCATGTGTCTAATACATCTGTTTCTTCTCTTAACGGTAATTCCTCTCCAAACTTTTCAACACATATTTTTTTAGCATCATCAAGATTTTTAGCTACAATTAAATCATTATTAGGCGTGTAATAAGCTGGTATTCTATGCCCCCACCAAATTTGACGACTTATAGTCCAATCTCTAATATTTTCTAACCAGTTGTAATATCTTTTTTCCATTCTTTTAGGTGTTAATTTAATTTCTCCATTTTTAACAACTTCTAAAGCTCTTTTAGCTAATGGTTCCATTTTTACAAACCATTGATCAGATATTCTTGGTTCTACAACTGTTTTACAACGATAACAATGTCCTACTGCATGATTATGTTTTTTTACACCTACTAAAAGTCCAAGTTCCTCTAAATCTTTTAAGACTGCTTTTCTTGCCTCAAATCTATCCATTCCTTGATATTTACCACCAAGTTCATTTATTTTACCATTTTCTGTAAATACATTAATTATTTTAAGTCCAGTTCTTTTTGAAACTTCAAAATCGTTAGGGTCATGTGCTGGAGTCATTTTAACTACTCCTGTTCCAAACTCTTTATTAACATAACTATCTGCAACTATAGGAATTTCTCTGTTCATTAATGGTAAAATAGCCATTTTACCAATTAAATGTATGTATCTTTCATCTTCAGGATTTATTGCTATTCCTGTATCACCTAACATAGTTTCTGGTCTTGTAGTTGCAACTATTAAATATCCATCTTCATCTTTTAATGGATACTTAATTTCCCATATGTTTCCCTCTTTATCTATATGGTTTATCTCATCATCTGCAAGTGCCGTAGTACATCTAGGACACCAATTTACCATGTATTCCCCTTTATATATCAGTCCTTGATTATATAGATTAACAAATACTTCTTTAACTGCTTCTGAAAGACCCTCGTCCATGGTAAATCTTTCTCTTTCCCAATCAACAGAATTCCCTATTCTTCTTTGTTGTTTAGTTATGATACCACCATGTTTTTCTTTCCATTCCCAAACTTGTTTAATAAATTCTTCTCTACCTAAATCTTCTTTTCTCAAGTTAGATTCAGCAAGTTTTCTTTCTACTACATTTTGAGTTGCAATACCAGCATGATCTGTTCCAGTCTGCCATAAAGTATCATAACCTTTCATTCTCTTATATCTTATTACAACATCTTGTATAGTATTATTTAAAACATGTCCCATATGTAAAACTCCTGTTACATTTGGTGGTGGAATAACTATACTATACGCTGGTTTTTCATCATCTTTTGATGGTTTAAAATATCCTTTTTCTTCCCATATTTTATACCATTTTTGTTCTATATCAAGTGGATTGTATTTATCCATATCAATATTCCTCCTTAAATAGCTTCAATATATATTATTTATATCATATTTATTATATTTTATTTAACATCTTACTTTTATATAGATTTAAATTATAATAAAACATATGTTCAAGTGTCCTCTAATTATATATTTTATCACAATTAATAATTCTTTACAAGAAAAAGACTCGAGAAATCTCGAGTCCAAATATATTATATTTATTATTTAAATTTAAAATAATCCTGGAATACTTACTCCACCTGTAACAACACTCATTTCTCTTTCAGCTAATTCTTCAGCTTTCTTTATTGCTCCATTAATTGCTGATAATACTAAAGCTGATAATTCATCTGCATTTTCATCTTCTGATGCGTCGTTTATAATATCTAAAGAAATTTTTATATCAACTATGTTTTTTTGACCATTCGCCTTTACTTTAACTAACCCACCAGCAACAGATTCTTCTACAAACAAGTCTTTTAATCCGTCTTGAATTTGTAACATTTTCTCTTGCATAGCTTGGGCTTTTCTAATTAAATCTGATTGGCTATTTACACCTGATTGTGTTGTTTTTAACTTTCTAACCATCTTTCCTCCTAGACTATAAAAAAATGGTGGCGAGAGAAGGATTCGAACCTTCGAAGGCTGAGCCGGCAGATTTACAGTCTGCTCCCTTTGGCCACTCGGGTATCTCGCCACGATGGTGCCGCTTATCGGATTCGAACCAATCACCTGCTGATTACAAGTCAGCTGCTCTACCTAATGAGCTAAAGCGGCAAATATATAAATTGTTTTTAAAAGAATGGCGGAAGTGACGAGACTCGAACTCGCGACATCTTGCGTGACAGGCAAGCACTCTAACCAACTGAGCTACACCTCCATAAATGGTGGTCACAACTGGGCTCGAACCAGTGACCCCCTGCTTGTAAGGCAGGTGCTCTCCCAACTGAGCTATGCGACCATTTACAGCTAATTTAATTTGGTAGGCCCTAGGAGAATCGAACTCCTGTTTTTAGGATGAAAACCTAATGTCCTGACCACTAGACGAAGGGCCCAAACTATTTTAAGCTTGTTGTTTGTCATCTACTGACAAGGATTATAATATCATATGCTTAAAATAAAGTCAAGTATTTTTTTTCATTTTTTTCAATTTTTTACTTTTTGCAAAAAATATATTTTCACTTACTTTTAAATTTATAATCTTAAAACTTTAGAATATAATTTAAAAAACAACTATATTACTAATGAAATTAAGGCACATATAAAAATTATATTTCTCATTTTAAATTTATATTTTAATAATATAACTGCTAAAACAAAACATATTACTGATACATATTCTACTTTATATGAAGATGCAAAATCTACAAATATACTCTTTTTAAATATATTTATTGTAGCTATTAAAATAAGGGATATAGTTGCTGGTTTTATTCCATCAATAATTTTTACTAGTTCCTTATTTTCTAATCCTATGTATTTTATAAACAGCATTAATAATATGATTTGTGGGCTAATAACACCTAGGGTTGCAATTATAGCTCCAATTATCCCTAAATTATTCATACCTATAAATGTTGCTGCATTTATAGCAATGGGTCCAGGAGTTATTTGAGAAATAGATATTATATCTACTAATGTAGAACTTGTAATCCATGAGTATCTTTTTACTATAAATTCTTCTATTAAAGGAAGTATAACATAGCCTCCACCAAAGGCAAACATTCCTATTTTAAAAAATGATGTATATAAATTTAATAGCATTAATCCTCACCTCTATTTTTCCAAATACCTAAGAATCCACATATAACTAAAATATATATTAATTCAAGTTTAAAAATTAATGAAAGTACAAGCACCAATACGTTTACAGTTAAATAAAAATATTTTTTCTTATAACTCAATTGATTTATAAACATATTATATACAGTATAAAATAGTAAAGCTATTATTGCTCCACTTATTCCTTTAAGCATTTTTTGCATATATATATTTCCTATAAATTTACTATAGCTAAATGCTATAAAAGATATAACTATAATACAAGGTAATACCGATGCAATAACAGCTATTATCGCTCCTAATAACCCTAAAGAATAATAACCTACTAAAAATGATGTAGAAATAGTCATAACACCAGGTATAGATTGTGCTAGAGTTATTATTTTTAGCATCTCATCATTTGTTATAACCTTATTTTTTTCAACAAATTCATCTTTAATTATTGGAATTATTGTATAACCTCCTCCAAATGTAATGGAATTTATAATAAACAAAATCTTAAACAATTCAAAATAACTTATTTTTTTCATTTTCATCACCTCTATTATTATATCATCTATGCTTGATTTTTACAATTTAACATGTTAAAATTAACCGTTAATTTAAAAACGGAGGGATTAAAATGTTATTAGAAAACTTAAAGGTAGTATTAAATGATAAATTTTTATCAGCTATCTTTTCAACAATTTTTATTATTCTACTAGGGTATTATTTAAGAAAAAAGAAAATAGTAAACGAACATGCTTCTAAAGTATTAAGTTCAATTTTATTAAGTTCTGCTCTACCAGCGTTAGCTTTTAAAGCTTTCTTAGCTGATATAAATGAGAAAACTTATACTACTGGAATAAATGTATTAGTATTTGGTTTTGTTGCATATATAGTTTTAATTGTATTAGGTTATATATTATATGCAAATAAAAAAGGAGATTTAAAAGACTCATTAGTTGTATTAACTGCTTTTGGATCTACTACTTTCTTCGGTATTCCTATAATAAATGGACTACTTGGTAATGAGGGTACTCTTTATGCAAATGTATTTAATATTGCTTATAGAGTTTTCCTATATTCTTTTGCACTAATAGTTATGAGTGGAGCAAAATTTGACAGAAAAAACTTAAAACAAATTTTTGCTAACCCTATAATTATCGCTACATTCTTAGGATTGTTTTTATGGATATTCCAATCATCTATGCCACAAACTAGCATAATGATTAAAGATGCAAAAACTGGAGAAATGATAGCTAAAAGTATTTCTATTTTTAGAATAGATAAAACTTTACCTTGGCTATTTAATGGTATCAATTACTTAGCAACTTTATCATCTCCTCTTGCATGGCTTGCTATAGGTATGACTTTAGCACAAATATCATTAAAAGAAGCTATTAAAGAAAAACTTACTATAGTTTATGCTGGATACAAATTATTATTAATCCCTGCATTATTCTTCATAATTTTAATAGTTTTAAATAAAGTTGGTATAACTTTCACTTATGAGGCTATAGTTGCAATAGTAATAATGCTTGCTACTCCACCAGCAACAGTTGCAGTTGCATATGCAATTAAATTTGAAAAAGAGGCTGTACTTGCATCAAATATTTCATTAGTAAATACTGTAATTTCAATTTTTGCAATAATTTTCTGGATAGTAGTTTTAGCAACTGCACATGCAGCTACAATAATATAGGGTATAGAAAGAGGTAAATAAATGAAAGTTTTATGCTATGGTATAAGAGATGTTGAGGAAAAATTTTTCCATGAATTAAATAAAAAATTTAATTTTGAAATTACTTGTGTCCCAGAATATTTAAATACTGAGGAAACTGCAAAAATGGCAAAAGATTATGATGCAGTAATATTAAGAGGTAATTGCTGGGCTACAAAAGAAAATTTAGATATTTATAAAGAATGTAATGTTAAATATATCCTTACAAGAACTGTTGGTGTAAATCATATAGATATTAATTATGCTAAAGAGTTAGGTATGAAAATGGCTTATGTTCCATTTTATTCACCTAATGCGATTGCTGAACTTGCACTAACTCTTGCAATGATGTTATTAAGAAATACAGCTTTAATGACTTCAAATTGTGCTAATAAAGACTTTAGAGTAACATCTAATATGTTTTCAAGAGAAATTAGAAATTGCACAGTAGGAGTAATAGGATTAGGTAAAATAGGGTTTACAACTGCTAAATTATTTAATGGTTTAGGTGCTAAAGTATTAGGTTATGATGTATTTAAAAAAGAAAATGTAGAAGATATTGTAACTCAAGTAGATTTAGATACATTAATAAAAGAAAGTGATATTATTTCTTTACACATTCCATTTATAAAAGAAAATGGTAAACTTGTTACTGAAGAATTTATTTCAAAAATGAAA containing:
- a CDS encoding YbaB/EbfC family nucleoid-associated protein, with product MVRKLKTTQSGVNSQSDLIRKAQAMQEKMLQIQDGLKDLFVEESVAGGLVKVKANGQKNIVDIKISLDIINDASEDENADELSALVLSAINGAIKKAEELAEREMSVVTGGVSIPGLF
- a CDS encoding chromate transporter; translated protein: MLLNLYTSFFKIGMFAFGGGYVILPLIEEFIVKRYSWITSSTLVDIISISQITPGPIAINAATFIGMNNLGIIGAIIATLGVISPQIILLMLFIKYIGLENKELVKIIDGIKPATISLILIATINIFKKSIFVDFASSYKVEYVSVICFVLAVILLKYKFKMRNIIFICALISLVI
- a CDS encoding valine--tRNA ligase, translated to MDKYNPLDIEQKWYKIWEEKGYFKPSKDDEKPAYSIVIPPPNVTGVLHMGHVLNNTIQDVVIRYKRMKGYDTLWQTGTDHAGIATQNVVERKLAESNLRKEDLGREEFIKQVWEWKEKHGGIITKQQRRIGNSVDWERERFTMDEGLSEAVKEVFVNLYNQGLIYKGEYMVNWCPRCTTALADDEINHIDKEGNIWEIKYPLKDEDGYLIVATTRPETMLGDTGIAINPEDERYIHLIGKMAILPLMNREIPIVADSYVNKEFGTGVVKMTPAHDPNDFEVSKRTGLKIINVFTENGKINELGGKYQGMDRFEARKAVLKDLEELGLLVGVKKHNHAVGHCYRCKTVVEPRISDQWFVKMEPLAKRALEVVKNGEIKLTPKRMEKRYYNWLENIRDWTISRQIWWGHRIPAYYTPNNDLIVAKNLDDAKKICVEKFGEELPLREETDVLDTWFSSALWPFSTMGWPKKTKDLERYFPTDLLVTGDDIIFFWVARMIMMSLHFLDTIPFKEVYFTGIIRDEIGRKMSKSLGNAPDTLAILDKYGSDAVRFSFMYNTSQGQDILFSEKLLEMGLTFANKIWNASKFVISNLEGFKEDISILDLDFKLEDQWILSKLQLASRNINKEMEEYNIDSSAKIAYEFFKNDFCDWYLEIAKTRIYGVDENDIDRQTAQWILRHVLDNGLRLLHPFMPFVTEEIWQKIKSYGESIMLVEYPEEDKGLLNLEVIKEFDYLKEVVSSIRNIRAENNISPAKKIEIIIDSEDENEKTLLLNNLKVLDKLANVEGVAILTEVPKMAGFRVVGNTKVYVSLDGLIDVDKEIEKLNREIEKVKKELEKTLNKLSNETFILKAPKAVIDKENAIKNELEKKLENFCKNMSLYKK
- a CDS encoding chromate transporter → MKKISYFELFKILFIINSITFGGGYTIIPIIKDEFVEKNKVITNDEMLKIITLAQSIPGVMTISTSFLVGYYSLGLLGAIIAVIASVLPCIIVISFIAFSYSKFIGNIYMQKMLKGISGAIIALLFYTVYNMFINQLSYKKKYFYLTVNVLVLVLSLIFKLELIYILVICGFLGIWKNRGED
- a CDS encoding NAD(P)-dependent oxidoreductase, giving the protein MKVLCYGIRDVEEKFFHELNKKFNFEITCVPEYLNTEETAKMAKDYDAVILRGNCWATKENLDIYKECNVKYILTRTVGVNHIDINYAKELGMKMAYVPFYSPNAIAELALTLAMMLLRNTALMTSNCANKDFRVTSNMFSREIRNCTVGVIGLGKIGFTTAKLFNGLGAKVLGYDVFKKENVEDIVTQVDLDTLIKESDIISLHIPFIKENGKLVTEEFISKMKDNSILINTGRGETMCTKAIIDGIKSGKLSGAGIDTLENEAELFFKDFTGKNIPNELFEELVNLYPKVLLTPHLGSFTDEAVTNMIETTYENLQEFITTGDCKNKL
- a CDS encoding AEC family transporter, coding for MLLENLKVVLNDKFLSAIFSTIFIILLGYYLRKKKIVNEHASKVLSSILLSSALPALAFKAFLADINEKTYTTGINVLVFGFVAYIVLIVLGYILYANKKGDLKDSLVVLTAFGSTTFFGIPIINGLLGNEGTLYANVFNIAYRVFLYSFALIVMSGAKFDRKNLKQIFANPIIIATFLGLFLWIFQSSMPQTSIMIKDAKTGEMIAKSISIFRIDKTLPWLFNGINYLATLSSPLAWLAIGMTLAQISLKEAIKEKLTIVYAGYKLLLIPALFFIILIVLNKVGITFTYEAIVAIVIMLATPPATVAVAYAIKFEKEAVLASNISLVNTVISIFAIIFWIVVLATAHAATII